One Cellulomonas sp. Y8 DNA segment encodes these proteins:
- a CDS encoding glutamate ABC transporter substrate-binding protein codes for MRTRTAGPIALAAATVLTLAACGGSDDADGGSTPEVSDVEAADFPEGSTMAELAEAGSITIGTKFDQPLFGLVGPDGTPEGFDVEIGKIIAGALGIPEDGIEWKETVSANRESFIESDQVDIVVATYTINDERKQVVSFAGPYYEAGQSILTLADNEDIQGPDDLAGKKVCTVSGSTPEANLLENYPDTEVVPFGAYSDCLEPLRGGQVDAISTDNVILAGFAADDPAFEVRGEPFTEEPYGIGLALDDTDFRMWINDVLEQSFEDGTWTEAWEATAGTVLPTPEPPAVDRY; via the coding sequence ATGAGAACCCGCACCGCAGGCCCGATCGCCCTCGCCGCCGCCACCGTCCTGACCCTCGCCGCGTGCGGCGGCTCCGACGACGCCGACGGCGGCTCGACCCCCGAGGTCTCCGACGTCGAGGCCGCCGACTTCCCCGAGGGCTCCACGATGGCCGAGCTCGCCGAGGCGGGCTCCATCACGATCGGCACCAAGTTCGACCAGCCGCTGTTCGGCCTCGTCGGGCCCGACGGCACGCCCGAGGGCTTCGACGTCGAGATCGGCAAGATCATCGCCGGCGCGCTCGGCATCCCCGAGGACGGCATCGAGTGGAAGGAGACGGTGTCCGCCAACCGCGAGTCGTTCATCGAGTCCGACCAGGTCGACATCGTCGTCGCGACCTACACGATCAACGACGAGCGCAAGCAGGTCGTGTCGTTCGCGGGCCCGTACTACGAGGCCGGGCAGTCGATCCTCACGCTCGCCGACAACGAGGACATCCAGGGTCCCGACGACCTCGCGGGCAAGAAGGTCTGCACGGTCTCCGGGTCCACCCCCGAGGCGAACCTGCTGGAGAACTACCCCGACACCGAGGTCGTGCCGTTCGGCGCGTACTCCGACTGCCTCGAGCCGCTGCGCGGCGGGCAGGTCGACGCCATCAGCACCGACAACGTGATCCTCGCCGGCTTCGCGGCCGACGACCCGGCGTTCGAGGTCCGGGGCGAGCCGTTCACCGAGGAGCCCTACGGCATCGGCCTGGCGCTCGACGACACCGACTTCCGGATGTGGATCAACGACGTCCTCGAGCAGTCCTTCGAGGACGGCACCTGGACCGAGGCGTGGGAGGCGACCGCCGGCACCGTGCTGCCGACGCCTGAGCCGCCCGCCGTCGACCGCTACTGA